In Populus nigra chromosome 1, ddPopNigr1.1, whole genome shotgun sequence, one genomic interval encodes:
- the LOC133681058 gene encoding aquaporin TIP1-2-like — translation MAITSIAFGSPAEAGQPDALRAALAEFISMLIFVFAGEGSGMAFNKLTDNGSSTPAGLVAASLAHAFALFVAVSVGANISGGHVNPAVTFGAFIGGHITFIRSLLYWVAQCLGSVVACLLLKLATGGQETSAFALSSGVGAWNAVVFEIVMTFGLVYTVYATAVDPKKGDIGIIAPIAIGFIVGANILAGGAFDGASMNPAVSFGPAVVSWTWDSHWVYWLGPFVGSAIAAIVYEVFFINPSTHEQLPSTDF, via the exons ATGGCAATCACTAGCATTGCATTCGGATCTCCAGCAGAGGCTGGGCAACCTGATGCACTCAGGGCAGCTCTAGCTGAGTTCATTTCTAtgctcatttttgtttttgcagggGAAGGCTCTGGCATGGCTTTCA ATAAGCTTACCGATAATGGCTCCTCAACCCCGGCCGGGCTAGTAGCTGCATCGTTGGCTCACGCCTTTGCACTTTTTGTTGCGGTGTCAGTTGGTGCCAACATTTCTGGCGGGCATGTAAATCCTGCCGTTACATTCGGTGCCTTCATTGGTGGCCATATAACATTCATTAGAAGTCTTCTGTACTGGGTTGCCCAGTGCCTGGGATCTGTAGTTGCTTGCTTGCTTCTTAAGTTGGCAACTGGTGGACAG GAAACATCGGCCTTTGCTCTATCATCTGGAGTTGGTGCATGGAATGCAGTTGTTTTCGAGATTGTGATGACCTTCGGTTTGGTTTACACTGTGTATGCAACAGCTGTTGACCCAAAGAAGGGTGACATTGGGATAATTGCACCCATTGCTATTGGTTTCATTGTTGGTGCTAACATCTTAGCTGGTGGTGCTTTTGATGGCGCATCCATGAACCCGGCAGTCTCCTTTGGGCCAGCTGTTGTAAGTTGGACATGGGACAGCCACTGGGTCTACTGGCTTGGTCCATTCGTTGGGTCTGCCATTGCTGCCATTGTCTACGAGGTCT